The Chryseobacterium sp. 52 genome includes a region encoding these proteins:
- the ribD gene encoding bifunctional diaminohydroxyphosphoribosylaminopyrimidine deaminase/5-amino-6-(5-phosphoribosylamino)uracil reductase RibD has product MNNDELYIKRCIELAGKALGKTYPNPLVGSVIVHNGKIIGEGYHHKAGENHAEINAINSVENKDLIPESTIYVSLEPCAHYGKTPPCALKIKELGFRKVVIGAMDSHDKVNGKGKKIIQDAGIEAISGILEKECIELNKRFFTYHEKKRPYIILKWAESEDGFLDKDFKPTAISNALVNQFVHQLRANEHAILVGTQTALNDNPGLTVRNTEGVNPVRVLIDFDLKVPAHFKVYNEEAQTLVINTIKEGTENNIKFIKVEKENFLSDLMNVLYKEQIQSIIIEGGGFTLQQFMNANLWDEAIVIKNEKLKLVNGTKAPEFDFNPHKIEIFRDNHIKFYTIFFNI; this is encoded by the coding sequence ATGAACAACGACGAATTATATATTAAAAGATGCATTGAGCTTGCCGGAAAAGCTTTAGGTAAAACCTATCCCAACCCTCTTGTAGGCAGTGTGATTGTCCACAACGGAAAGATCATAGGTGAAGGATACCATCACAAAGCCGGAGAAAACCATGCTGAGATCAACGCCATCAATTCCGTAGAAAATAAAGACCTGATCCCGGAATCCACGATTTATGTTTCCTTGGAACCCTGTGCCCATTATGGAAAAACACCGCCATGTGCTTTAAAAATTAAAGAACTGGGGTTCAGAAAAGTAGTAATCGGTGCTATGGATTCTCATGATAAAGTGAATGGAAAGGGAAAGAAAATCATTCAGGATGCCGGTATCGAGGCTATTTCAGGAATATTGGAAAAAGAATGTATTGAATTAAATAAAAGGTTTTTCACTTACCACGAAAAGAAAAGACCTTACATCATACTGAAATGGGCAGAATCAGAAGATGGATTTTTAGATAAAGACTTCAAACCTACAGCAATTTCTAATGCTTTGGTTAATCAATTTGTACACCAATTAAGAGCAAATGAGCATGCTATATTAGTAGGAACCCAGACTGCCTTAAATGACAATCCAGGTTTGACTGTCAGAAATACAGAAGGAGTAAATCCTGTGAGAGTTTTGATAGATTTTGATTTAAAAGTTCCGGCTCATTTTAAAGTCTATAACGAGGAAGCACAAACATTGGTCATCAATACCATAAAAGAAGGAACAGAAAACAATATCAAATTTATTAAAGTTGAAAAAGAGAATTTTCTTTCAGATCTAATGAATGTTTTATATAAAGAACAAATACAATCCATAATTATTGAAGGCGGAGGTTTCACATTGCAACAATTTATGAATGCTAATCTTTGGGATGAAGCTATTGTGATTAAGAATGAAAAATTGAAACTCGTGAACGGAACGAAAGCACCTGAATTTGATTTTAATCCTCATAAAATTGAAATTTTTAGAGATAATCATATTAAATTTTACACCATTTTTTTTAACATTTAG
- a CDS encoding shikimate dehydrogenase family protein, whose protein sequence is MDSNKKLGLIGKNISYSFSKKFFEDKFQKLMLKDFTYDIFDLNEINEVENLLTDSELLGFNVTIPYKEKIIDYLDSLSDEAEKIGAVNCVLIHDGKKTGYNTDAFGFEKTLLLHKKKFQDKALILGNGGAAKAVQYVMDKHDIPSVIVSRNSEINFKNIDIETVRNHKIIIQCTPVGTFPHVEDCLEFPFEGITSEHLVIDLIYNPNYTQFIIKASEKGAKTVNGYYMLEQQAEKAWEIWNFQKK, encoded by the coding sequence ATGGATTCCAATAAAAAATTAGGGCTGATAGGAAAGAATATTTCCTATTCCTTTTCCAAAAAATTCTTTGAAGACAAGTTTCAAAAGCTTATGTTGAAAGACTTTACCTATGACATTTTTGACCTGAATGAAATTAATGAAGTAGAAAACCTTCTTACCGACTCTGAACTTTTAGGATTCAATGTTACGATCCCTTATAAAGAAAAGATTATTGATTACCTGGACAGCCTCAGTGATGAAGCAGAAAAAATTGGTGCCGTCAACTGTGTTTTGATCCATGACGGCAAAAAAACAGGATATAATACTGATGCTTTCGGTTTTGAAAAAACACTTCTTCTCCACAAAAAAAAGTTTCAGGATAAAGCATTGATTTTAGGAAACGGAGGAGCTGCAAAAGCCGTACAATATGTAATGGATAAACACGATATTCCATCGGTCATTGTTTCCAGAAATTCCGAAATCAATTTTAAAAACATTGATATTGAAACGGTTAGAAATCATAAAATTATCATCCAGTGTACTCCAGTAGGCACATTTCCTCATGTTGAAGACTGCCTGGAATTCCCTTTTGAAGGAATCACTTCAGAACACCTGGTCATTGATCTTATCTACAACCCCAATTATACTCAATTCATCATTAAAGCATCCGAAAAAGGAGCCAAAACGGTGAACGGTTATTACATGCTTGAACAGCAAGCAGAAAAAGCTTGGGAAATTTGGAATTTTCAAAAAAAATAA
- a CDS encoding YCF48-related protein — MNKYLTLLLLGFISILEAQEWKFLTPVKSFSTITNLEVTPDQTLYMLDQSQFGVVASSKDGGVTWRKIFRNEIYRDIQMLNNNVGFVLTQSGIYKTTDGFNTSVSKSANAAFLRSFYFVNESLGFLGGNSGVIYKTLNSGNSFSFVSLPEQSNINDIFFINENIGFVCAANGKIYKTTNQGANWTATNLSSTSINKILFINSTDAFIVGNNGKLFKTNDQGASWSSVPISATYDLNDIKLHANQLYIVGGDNRIYKSSNLGQTWADQRLINTYPYFSLNSIGILNGNIIVGGESNIYKSIDTINWSFLVPGIYPSELKSISFADDNQGVIVGSGSTGFYSVIYRTTNGGYNWTNQAVTFTLNAFKGVQLKENGKGILIGNGNYSLTSNFGQTWSSFNTTNPTTYPSAFWVKNNGDILLGTASPYVSPPNGIHFISPPSTASQFTDLEKIVSIQFYNDMVGYAGGSKKLYKTTDGGITWNSIFEATGYLDYVNVINATKINISANYGKKYTSNNAGVTWIETTNSNTPQFYFINENLGYYYDSNNNLYRTTDGGTTSQLVVSGTSYYDLNLANINSFKYFNNKIIAVGNYSDIYIIDFSNSSLATNENDAVNKNVSKLLLYPNPTTSSIFFKTNVTLDKVQVYDTNGKIVSFTKENKGINISHLPQGIYFVKFESNGKWLTQKIIKK, encoded by the coding sequence ATGAATAAATATCTTACACTTTTACTTCTAGGATTTATTTCAATATTAGAAGCTCAGGAATGGAAGTTTTTAACACCTGTAAAATCTTTTTCAACCATCACGAATCTAGAGGTTACGCCCGACCAAACATTATACATGCTCGATCAGTCTCAATTTGGAGTCGTAGCGTCTTCAAAAGACGGGGGCGTAACTTGGAGAAAAATTTTCAGAAATGAAATATACAGAGATATTCAGATGCTTAATAACAATGTTGGATTTGTATTAACTCAATCCGGAATTTATAAAACCACGGATGGATTTAATACTTCTGTTTCTAAATCAGCAAATGCTGCTTTTTTAAGGAGTTTTTATTTTGTAAATGAATCTTTAGGGTTTCTTGGAGGTAATTCAGGTGTTATATACAAAACATTAAATTCGGGGAATTCATTTTCTTTTGTTTCATTACCGGAGCAAAGTAATATAAATGATATCTTTTTTATAAATGAAAATATTGGGTTTGTGTGCGCTGCTAATGGAAAAATCTATAAAACAACGAACCAAGGAGCAAATTGGACGGCTACAAATCTAAGTTCAACCAGCATCAATAAAATTCTTTTTATTAATAGTACAGATGCTTTTATCGTCGGAAATAATGGTAAACTCTTTAAAACAAATGATCAGGGTGCAAGCTGGTCTTCTGTTCCGATTTCGGCAACCTATGATTTGAATGATATAAAACTTCATGCCAACCAGCTTTATATTGTTGGTGGTGACAATAGAATTTATAAGTCTTCAAATTTGGGACAAACATGGGCAGACCAAAGATTAATTAACACTTATCCTTACTTCAGCCTTAATTCGATTGGTATTTTAAATGGAAATATCATTGTTGGAGGAGAATCAAACATTTATAAATCTATTGATACAATAAACTGGAGCTTTTTAGTTCCTGGAATTTATCCTTCCGAATTAAAAAGTATTTCTTTCGCAGATGACAATCAAGGAGTTATCGTAGGAAGTGGATCTACAGGATTCTATAGTGTTATTTACCGTACAACCAATGGTGGTTACAATTGGACCAATCAAGCAGTAACATTCACATTAAATGCTTTTAAGGGTGTACAGTTAAAAGAAAATGGAAAAGGTATTCTTATTGGAAATGGAAATTATTCTTTAACGTCAAATTTTGGTCAAACATGGAGTAGCTTCAATACCACTAACCCAACAACATATCCTTCTGCATTTTGGGTTAAAAATAATGGAGATATTTTATTAGGTACTGCATCACCTTATGTAAGCCCTCCAAATGGAATACATTTTATATCACCACCCTCAACAGCTTCCCAATTTACTGATCTGGAAAAAATAGTATCTATTCAGTTTTATAACGACATGGTCGGTTATGCAGGTGGCTCTAAAAAATTATACAAAACTACGGATGGAGGAATTACCTGGAATTCTATTTTCGAAGCAACAGGCTATTTAGATTATGTAAATGTAATTAACGCTACTAAAATTAACATCTCTGCAAATTATGGGAAAAAGTATACTAGTAATAATGCAGGAGTAACATGGATAGAAACTACAAATTCTAATACTCCTCAATTTTATTTTATCAATGAGAATTTAGGCTATTACTATGATTCTAATAACAATCTATACAGAACTACAGACGGAGGCACTACATCGCAACTTGTTGTTTCTGGTACAAGTTATTATGATTTAAATCTTGCAAATATTAATTCTTTTAAATATTTTAATAACAAAATTATAGCCGTAGGAAATTATTCAGACATCTATATAATTGATTTTTCAAATTCATCTTTAGCAACCAATGAAAATGATGCTGTAAATAAAAATGTCTCAAAATTATTATTATACCCTAACCCAACTACTTCTTCTATTTTCTTTAAAACAAACGTCACTTTAGATAAAGTTCAGGTTTATGATACAAATGGAAAAATAGTTTCATTTACCAAAGAAAATAAGGGCATCAATATATCACACTTACCACAAGGAATTTATTTTGTAAAATTTGAATCAAACGGAAAATGGTTGACTCAAAAAATCATTAAAAAATAA
- a CDS encoding DUF349 domain-containing protein has translation MTTENNLSENEENKISNEVSQEETSETPASQDESAHDDDAEHLEEEHADDISLADALKEMETIINTANAGENFKRFNQLKEKASHFIHDEVEDKKHEYVDGGNPSENFSYDHPLQSKLSALINIFREKHDTYQRSQDEEQKKNLDHRQNIIERLKNLYTNSEAGTNLFKSIREIKEEWSKAGQVAKSEFKILNNNYFHHLNQFYQMLDLNKEFLEQEFSHNLEKRQHIIARAKELESEPVIQKALNELQYLHKLWKEEAEPVAEEFREKTWEEFKEISNKIHERKSELSAAIEGEQNDNLEKKNQIIAEIKKLSEPSETPNHSYWQNSIKRVEDLRSEFLKTGSVPRKLSNQNWNDFKTTLRSFNTTKNNYYKSLKGSQQANLEEKLKLIQTAQDNMKNEEWDITVPLFKKLQEDWKKIGHVPKSMTNKIWDEFRDACNTFFNNYREKNNASNDNWKENYKQKKEILEDLKTVSNDEGSIERIEAIKTAWNNIGKVPRDKISINTEFNRTLREKLKLNKINELELKEEGLTENQLTDKARKIKSQISDLEGEIVKLENNLAFFNKPSRENPLLRDTFNTIDDKKAHLETLKQNLHNIITGD, from the coding sequence ATGACTACAGAAAACAATCTTTCTGAAAACGAAGAAAATAAAATTTCTAACGAAGTATCTCAAGAAGAAACATCAGAAACACCTGCATCTCAGGATGAAAGTGCTCATGATGATGACGCAGAACATTTGGAAGAGGAACATGCTGATGACATTTCTCTGGCTGATGCTTTGAAAGAAATGGAAACGATCATCAACACTGCGAATGCTGGTGAAAATTTCAAAAGATTCAATCAGTTAAAAGAAAAAGCAAGTCATTTTATCCACGATGAAGTGGAAGATAAAAAGCATGAGTACGTAGACGGCGGAAATCCTTCTGAAAACTTCAGCTATGACCATCCCTTACAGTCGAAGCTTTCTGCTTTAATCAATATCTTCAGAGAAAAACATGATACGTATCAGAGATCTCAGGATGAAGAGCAGAAGAAAAACCTTGACCACCGCCAGAACATCATAGAAAGACTTAAAAATCTATATACCAATTCTGAAGCGGGAACCAACCTTTTCAAATCTATCCGCGAGATCAAAGAAGAATGGTCAAAAGCCGGACAGGTTGCCAAATCTGAGTTTAAGATCCTTAACAACAATTATTTCCACCACCTGAATCAGTTTTATCAGATGCTGGATTTGAATAAAGAATTTCTTGAACAGGAATTCAGCCATAATTTAGAAAAAAGACAGCATATCATTGCCCGTGCCAAAGAACTGGAAAGTGAGCCTGTAATTCAGAAAGCGCTGAATGAACTTCAGTACCTTCATAAACTGTGGAAAGAAGAAGCTGAACCTGTTGCTGAAGAATTCCGTGAGAAAACCTGGGAGGAGTTCAAAGAAATTTCCAATAAGATTCACGAAAGAAAATCTGAACTTTCAGCAGCTATAGAAGGAGAGCAAAATGATAATCTGGAAAAGAAAAACCAGATCATTGCAGAAATCAAAAAGCTTTCTGAGCCTTCCGAAACACCTAACCATAGTTACTGGCAGAATTCTATCAAAAGAGTGGAAGATCTTCGTTCTGAATTTTTAAAAACCGGAAGTGTTCCAAGAAAGTTATCCAACCAGAACTGGAATGATTTTAAAACCACGCTTAGAAGTTTCAATACAACAAAGAATAACTATTATAAATCTCTGAAAGGTTCTCAGCAGGCCAATCTGGAAGAAAAATTAAAACTGATCCAGACTGCTCAGGACAATATGAAGAATGAAGAATGGGATATTACTGTTCCGTTGTTCAAAAAACTTCAGGAAGACTGGAAAAAAATAGGACATGTTCCAAAGAGCATGACCAATAAAATCTGGGATGAATTCCGTGATGCCTGTAATACTTTTTTCAACAATTACAGAGAGAAAAACAATGCTTCCAACGATAACTGGAAAGAGAATTATAAACAGAAAAAAGAAATTCTTGAAGATCTGAAAACAGTCTCTAATGACGAAGGCAGTATCGAAAGAATTGAAGCCATCAAAACAGCCTGGAACAACATCGGAAAAGTACCTAGAGACAAAATCTCTATCAATACTGAGTTCAACAGAACATTAAGAGAAAAGTTGAAATTGAATAAAATCAATGAACTTGAACTGAAAGAAGAAGGCTTAACCGAAAACCAACTTACAGACAAAGCAAGAAAGATTAAGAGTCAAATTTCTGATCTTGAAGGTGAAATTGTAAAACTGGAAAACAACCTGGCATTCTTCAACAAACCGTCAAGAGAAAATCCTCTTCTGAGAGATACCTTCAACACGATTGACGATAAGAAGGCTCATCTGGAAACTTTAAAACAGAATCTTCACAATATCATTACCGGAGATTAA
- a CDS encoding IMPACT family protein: MLFEYKTIEKPIENILLKEKGSKFIGFAFPVNNEVELKNALEKIRTEHPKATHHCYAFRMGLEGENYRANDDGEPSGSAGLPIYNQLLAHEITNVLVISVRYYGGTKLGVSGLVKAYKECAKITLEEANIITRELEAEIEIQFNFNQQNIIFTLLSKFDAKVLNFDANENCILTASLKLAQKESISDKLSEMQYVSFEFKD; encoded by the coding sequence ATGCTGTTCGAATACAAAACCATAGAAAAACCCATAGAAAATATTTTATTAAAGGAAAAAGGAAGTAAGTTTATCGGATTTGCATTCCCTGTTAATAATGAAGTAGAACTCAAAAATGCACTGGAAAAAATCAGAACAGAACATCCGAAAGCTACTCATCACTGTTATGCTTTCAGAATGGGCCTGGAAGGTGAAAACTACCGGGCCAATGATGATGGAGAACCATCCGGAAGCGCGGGACTTCCCATCTACAATCAGCTTTTAGCACATGAAATCACGAATGTTCTGGTTATTTCAGTTCGTTATTATGGGGGAACAAAACTCGGCGTTTCGGGTTTGGTAAAGGCTTATAAAGAATGTGCAAAAATCACTCTGGAAGAAGCCAATATCATCACCAGAGAACTGGAAGCAGAAATTGAAATACAGTTTAATTTCAACCAACAGAATATTATTTTCACCTTACTTTCAAAATTCGATGCCAAAGTTTTGAATTTTGATGCCAATGAGAACTGTATCCTGACTGCTTCTCTAAAATTAGCCCAAAAAGAAAGCATCTCAGACAAATTATCCGAGATGCAGTATGTTTCATTTGAATTTAAAGATTAA
- a CDS encoding zinc metallopeptidase: MGYYIIIGISMLVSWWVSSRLKSKFEYYSNVHLRNGLSGKEVAEKMLRDNGINDVQVISVPGQLTDHYNPGDKTVNLSEGVYMQRNAAAAAVAAHECGHAVQHAVGYSMLNLRSKLVPVVNISSNLMQFVLIAGIGIMVATRSIEDPNGNTAVLAIGVAMFAMTTLFAFVTLPVEYDASNRAMKWLKDTGTVTQEEFVGVQDSLKWAARTYVVAAIGSLAQLIYWGSLLLGGRRD; this comes from the coding sequence ATGGGTTATTATATCATTATCGGTATTTCAATGCTGGTGAGCTGGTGGGTTTCATCCAGACTGAAGTCGAAATTTGAATATTATTCCAATGTACATCTTAGAAATGGTCTTTCGGGAAAAGAAGTAGCAGAAAAAATGCTTAGAGATAACGGGATTAATGATGTACAGGTGATTTCAGTTCCAGGCCAGTTGACGGACCACTATAATCCGGGAGATAAAACAGTGAATCTTTCAGAGGGAGTTTATATGCAGAGAAATGCGGCAGCAGCAGCAGTAGCAGCTCATGAATGCGGACATGCGGTACAGCATGCCGTGGGATATTCGATGCTGAATCTGCGTTCAAAACTGGTTCCTGTTGTTAATATAAGTTCTAATCTGATGCAGTTTGTCCTTATCGCAGGTATAGGGATCATGGTGGCAACAAGATCAATTGAAGATCCAAATGGGAATACTGCAGTTTTGGCAATAGGAGTTGCCATGTTTGCTATGACCACGCTTTTTGCTTTTGTAACACTTCCTGTTGAATATGATGCGAGTAACAGGGCAATGAAGTGGCTTAAAGATACAGGAACAGTGACTCAGGAAGAGTTTGTGGGTGTACAGGACAGTCTGAAATGGGCAGCAAGAACATATGTAGTAGCAGCGATTGGGTCACTGGCTCAACTTATTTACTGGGGCTCTTTGCTTCTCGGTGGGAGAAGGGATTAA
- a CDS encoding GNAT family N-acetyltransferase yields the protein MSEVSVIEVKNQSELKEFVRFPMDLYKNNPYYVPSFIKDEFKLWDAKENPALNYSKSKQFLAYKDNKVVGRIAVIINHKEEQEMGIKKVRFGWIDFIDDKEVSKALIQKAIDYAKENNIDKIEGPMGFTNLDKAGMLTMGFEKLATMIGIYNHEYYPKHLEDLGMVKEKEWVEYEMNFPKILPERVEKFSGLIAQKYKLKVLNFKSKQEILPFVEPMFKLLDETYKTLSTYTPISEEQIQTYREKYFPFIDKNYVICVVDENNELVSFAITMPSYSKALQKSKGKLFPFGWWHFLQAGKKNDRANFYLIGIHPEYQRRGVTAIIFKEIFVRFTSMGIDFAETNPELEENKSVQVLWQDYNPVNHKRRRTYSLIVN from the coding sequence ATGTCTGAAGTTTCAGTTATTGAAGTTAAAAACCAAAGCGAATTAAAAGAATTCGTAAGGTTTCCGATGGATCTTTATAAAAACAATCCTTATTATGTTCCTTCTTTTATTAAAGATGAATTTAAACTTTGGGATGCAAAAGAAAATCCGGCGTTGAATTATTCAAAATCCAAGCAGTTTCTGGCTTATAAAGACAATAAGGTTGTTGGAAGAATTGCCGTCATCATCAATCATAAAGAAGAGCAGGAAATGGGCATTAAAAAAGTTCGTTTCGGATGGATTGATTTCATTGATGATAAAGAAGTTTCTAAAGCTTTGATTCAAAAAGCAATAGACTACGCCAAAGAAAACAATATAGACAAAATCGAAGGGCCAATGGGCTTCACCAACCTTGATAAGGCGGGAATGCTGACCATGGGCTTTGAGAAACTGGCAACCATGATCGGGATCTATAATCATGAATATTATCCTAAACACCTGGAAGATCTGGGAATGGTTAAAGAAAAAGAATGGGTGGAATATGAAATGAACTTCCCGAAAATTTTACCTGAAAGAGTAGAAAAATTCAGCGGACTGATTGCACAGAAATACAAACTTAAAGTTCTTAATTTCAAATCAAAGCAGGAGATTCTGCCTTTTGTAGAACCCATGTTTAAGCTGCTTGACGAAACCTATAAAACTCTTTCAACCTACACCCCTATTTCAGAAGAACAGATACAGACTTATCGGGAAAAATACTTTCCTTTCATTGACAAAAACTACGTTATCTGTGTGGTGGATGAAAATAATGAACTCGTTTCATTTGCCATTACAATGCCTTCTTATTCAAAAGCTTTACAGAAATCAAAAGGAAAGCTCTTTCCTTTCGGATGGTGGCATTTTTTACAGGCAGGAAAGAAAAACGACCGGGCCAATTTTTACCTGATCGGAATTCACCCTGAATATCAGAGACGTGGCGTAACAGCCATTATATTTAAAGAAATTTTTGTGCGTTTTACCAGTATGGGAATTGATTTTGCAGAAACCAACCCTGAACTGGAAGAAAATAAAAGCGTTCAGGTGCTGTGGCAAGATTACAATCCTGTAAATCACAAGAGAAGAAGAACCTATTCATTGATAGTAAATTAA